A single Thermoanaerobacterium sp. RBIITD DNA region contains:
- a CDS encoding PTS sugar transporter subunit IIB — translation MKILLVCAGGMSTSILMKKMESYWKQAGEELDIKAVGLGEYQDVYQNYDIILVGPQVSYRLQEIKENTGLPCAAIPSFDYAVGNCPNIMKLAKDLYSKK, via the coding sequence ATGAAAATTTTATTAGTATGCGCTGGCGGGATGTCAACAAGCATTTTAATGAAAAAGATGGAGAGCTATTGGAAGCAGGCTGGGGAAGAACTTGATATTAAGGCAGTAGGATTGGGAGAGTATCAAGATGTATATCAAAATTATGATATAATTCTAGTTGGTCCTCAAGTATCATATCGTTTACAAGAAATAAAAGAAAATACAGGTTTGCCATGTGCTGCAATTCCATCATTTGATTATGCTGTTGGAAACTGCCCTAATATTATGAAGTTAGCTAAAGACCTATATTCAAAAAAATAG
- a CDS encoding PTS lactose/cellobiose transporter subunit IIA produces the protein MDDEISLVSMTIIANSGDARSFAFQALNEAKAGNFEKAEELLSKSEEVAHVAHKAQTELLFKEANGEKQEINVLLVHAQDHFMTSMLAYELIKEIIFLYKKLYSYEKVK, from the coding sequence ATGGATGACGAAATCAGCTTGGTATCGATGACAATCATTGCAAACTCAGGAGATGCACGTTCTTTTGCATTTCAAGCATTAAATGAAGCTAAAGCAGGAAATTTTGAGAAAGCGGAAGAATTATTATCTAAATCAGAAGAAGTAGCACATGTAGCTCACAAAGCTCAAACTGAGTTGCTATTTAAGGAGGCTAACGGCGAGAAACAAGAAATTAATGTATTGCTTGTGCATGCGCAAGACCATTTTATGACAAGTATGCTTGCGTACGAACTTATTAAAGAAATTATATTCCTTTACAAAAAACTATATAGTTATGAAAAGGTAAAGTAA
- a CDS encoding sigma-54-dependent transcriptional regulator, with amino-acid sequence MKRIDKVYDKLREICLKQLKNEGKISGCSAIDLANALNIQRTNASSDLNKLFKNGKINKIEGKPVLYSIKFDDLNKNDELIDKDVFNKIIGYNLSLKNAVQQAKAAIMYPPHGLHTLILGETGTGKSMFAEIMYEYAKEIGRLKANAPFITFNCADYANNPQLLMAQLFGVKKGAYTGADRDKVGIVEKADKGILFLDEVHRLPPEGQEMLFYLIDKGMFRHLGETDIQHKVDVLIICATTENVESILLKTFTRRIPMVINLPSLKERTYDERYDIIKSFIIEEASVIKNDILVTPNALKALLLYDCPNNIGQLKSDIKLCSAKAYLGFMMNRDNDVCIHTEDLPQYIRRGLFKYKEEKNDIDKFIKDDKIRFSTEQKTVITSDNSKTFNFYEALEEKRRSLEEKGISENDIKLIMSLDIETYLKRYINEAKRYNLEELYKVVDKRIVDIVDNFLNHARKILKRDFSEKTLYGLSMHVASSIERILSGKKIENHQLDDIKRIYRDEFKVSKELKDSIEKEFNIVIPEDEVGFITMFLCLDIRQEKDDEKVTVIVAMHGESTATSITDVSNRLLGENFVIGYNMPLDQKPEIAFNNLCDLIRKTNKGKGVLLLVDMGSLVFFGDMVYEKTGIPVKTVEMASTPMVLEAGRKALLNATLDEVYDSALNLSPYIGRIYKDNFEIQNGFKNDVIITACITGEGTALKLKSILEKKLDLKSAGIDIIPLNIEDKREFKRKLQNIKREKNILAVVSAFDPGDDTLKYISTTDIFDNRKLCSLKAMIDSRDALDTINNMKEIIAENVDIDADKYINAFKEFYLNIAENKVSLDNDKIIGLILHLACAIERVLKGGELIRIKNCKSIIEDNASKYEMIKNSIKPVNEAFNVTLSDDEYVSIMMIVFSL; translated from the coding sequence ATGAAGAGGATTGATAAGGTTTACGATAAGCTGAGAGAAATTTGTTTAAAACAATTAAAAAATGAAGGAAAAATATCAGGATGTTCTGCTATAGACTTAGCTAATGCACTTAACATACAGAGAACAAATGCGTCTAGTGATTTAAACAAGTTATTTAAGAATGGAAAAATAAATAAAATTGAAGGGAAACCTGTTCTATATAGTATAAAATTTGATGATTTGAATAAAAATGATGAGCTAATAGATAAAGATGTATTCAATAAGATAATAGGTTATAATTTAAGTCTTAAAAATGCTGTTCAACAAGCTAAAGCAGCCATAATGTATCCTCCACATGGCCTTCATACACTTATCTTGGGAGAGACAGGTACAGGTAAGTCAATGTTTGCTGAGATAATGTATGAATACGCTAAAGAGATAGGAAGGCTTAAGGCAAATGCACCGTTTATAACGTTTAATTGCGCAGATTATGCAAATAATCCGCAGCTTCTTATGGCACAGCTATTTGGAGTGAAAAAAGGGGCGTACACTGGTGCGGATAGAGACAAAGTTGGAATAGTAGAAAAAGCGGATAAAGGGATATTATTTCTCGATGAAGTCCATAGGCTGCCACCAGAAGGGCAAGAAATGTTGTTTTACTTAATCGACAAAGGGATGTTTAGACACTTAGGCGAAACAGATATACAGCATAAGGTAGATGTTCTTATAATATGTGCGACAACTGAAAATGTAGAATCCATACTTCTAAAGACATTTACTAGGCGTATTCCAATGGTGATAAATCTTCCATCATTGAAGGAAAGGACATATGATGAAAGATATGATATTATTAAAAGCTTTATAATAGAAGAAGCATCTGTCATTAAAAATGATATCCTTGTTACACCAAATGCCCTAAAAGCACTTTTATTGTATGATTGTCCAAATAATATTGGTCAATTAAAAAGTGACATTAAATTATGCTCCGCTAAAGCGTATCTTGGATTCATGATGAACAGGGATAATGATGTATGTATACACACAGAGGACCTTCCGCAGTATATAAGAAGAGGTCTTTTTAAGTATAAGGAAGAAAAAAATGATATAGATAAATTTATTAAAGATGATAAAATAAGATTTTCCACAGAACAAAAAACTGTTATTACATCGGATAACAGCAAGACATTTAATTTTTATGAAGCTCTAGAAGAAAAGAGAAGGTCTTTAGAGGAAAAGGGCATAAGTGAAAATGATATAAAGCTTATTATGAGTCTCGATATTGAAACATATTTAAAAAGATATATTAACGAAGCAAAAAGATATAATTTGGAAGAGCTTTATAAAGTTGTTGACAAAAGGATTGTCGATATTGTGGATAATTTTCTGAATCATGCAAGAAAAATATTAAAGAGGGATTTCAGTGAAAAAACTCTGTATGGACTTTCTATGCACGTTGCAAGCTCCATTGAGAGGATATTAAGCGGAAAGAAAATAGAAAATCATCAATTAGATGATATAAAAAGGATATACAGGGACGAATTTAAAGTTTCTAAGGAATTAAAAGATTCAATTGAGAAAGAGTTTAACATTGTCATACCAGAAGATGAAGTAGGTTTTATAACGATGTTTCTCTGCCTTGATATAAGGCAAGAAAAAGATGACGAAAAAGTAACTGTAATAGTTGCAATGCATGGAGAATCGACAGCTACGTCTATAACAGATGTTTCAAATAGATTGTTGGGAGAAAATTTTGTCATTGGGTACAATATGCCCCTCGATCAAAAACCTGAAATTGCGTTTAATAATTTATGCGATTTAATTAGGAAGACAAATAAAGGTAAAGGTGTACTGCTGCTTGTAGATATGGGCTCATTAGTATTCTTTGGAGACATGGTCTACGAGAAAACAGGTATTCCAGTCAAGACGGTTGAAATGGCATCTACACCTATGGTGTTAGAAGCCGGAAGAAAAGCCTTATTAAATGCAACTCTTGATGAAGTATACGATTCTGCGTTAAATCTAAGTCCGTATATAGGAAGAATATATAAGGATAATTTTGAGATACAAAATGGTTTTAAAAATGACGTCATAATAACTGCTTGTATAACAGGCGAAGGTACTGCTTTAAAATTGAAATCTATTTTAGAAAAAAAACTTGATTTAAAATCAGCAGGAATTGATATCATACCTCTAAATATAGAGGATAAAAGAGAGTTTAAACGAAAACTGCAAAATATAAAAAGGGAGAAAAACATATTAGCTGTAGTAAGTGCTTTTGACCCAGGCGATGATACACTTAAATACATTTCAACTACTGATATATTTGACAATCGAAAATTATGTTCTTTAAAGGCTATGATTGATTCAAGAGACGCACTGGACACCATAAACAACATGAAAGAGATAATCGCAGAAAACGTAGATATTGATGCAGATAAATACATCAATGCTTTTAAAGAATTTTACCTAAACATCGCGGAAAACAAAGTAAGTCTCGACAACGATAAAATAATCGGGTTAATACTGCATCTGGCTTGTGCAATAGAACGTGTATTAAAAGGTGGAGAATTAATACGGATAAAAAATTGCAAATCAATCATAGAAGACAACGCATCAAAATACGAAATGATAAAAAATTCCATAAAACCTGTAAACGAAGCATTTAACGTGACTTTATCAGATGACGAATACGTTAGCATAATGATGATAGTTTTTTCACTTTAA
- a CDS encoding MFS transporter codes for MIISSLFYAVALIPLWFSNTFTSAVLSTAFLGIGLSGILLLDVFISDVVDEDELRTGARREGIYFGINGFMIRLGISAQSAYNRFYIKYD; via the coding sequence TTGATAATATCATCACTGTTTTATGCAGTTGCACTTATACCGCTTTGGTTCTCAAATACTTTTACATCTGCTGTTCTTTCAACAGCTTTTCTTGGTATAGGTCTTTCTGGAATACTCCTCCTCGATGTATTTATTTCTGATGTTGTTGATGAAGATGAACTAAGAACAGGTGCTAGAAGAGAAGGCATATACTTCGGCATCAATGGATTTATGATAAGACTTGGAATATCTGCTCAGTCGGCTTATAATAGGTTTTATATTAAATACGACTGA
- a CDS encoding peptide ABC transporter substrate-binding protein, giving the protein MRFVTRTLIAILVLSILLTGCGKSAKDISTTNTNSNVKQVLHLSLANDPPMLDPQRATDMTSFKILNAVLEGLVRIDKDGKVENGSGLAKDWTISPDKLIYTFHLKDNIKWSDGNPITAQDFEYSWKRALDPKTASEYAYILYPIKNAEKYNSGKASADDVGVKALDSKTLQVTLEMPTPYFLGLTSFITYLPVEKSFVEKVGDKLASSPDNMVFSGPFKLKEWNHEQNLTLVKNENYWDKNNVKLSEIDLDIVKDLNTLAQNYDTGKYDEIGVTGDYIDKYKGQVKYAPNGEVYFVALNNTNPIFKNANIRRAFSLAINRKELADNVLKDGSSPAYGIVPKGIPGEKDEYRKEVGDLFSEDTNKAKELLNEGMKELNITKLPKITLLASDSDSGKKLAQALQEFWKKNLGVDVEIQSMAFKVRLQRLKNKQYDMAIDDWIADYNDPMTFLDMWVTNGGNNDSGFSDPEYDKLINEAKSTPDAKLRMDDMKKAEKIFIDAMSVAPIYYSSTSYVQKDYVKGYVRHPVGVSDEWKWVYIEK; this is encoded by the coding sequence ATGCGTTTTGTTACGCGAACTTTAATTGCTATTTTAGTGTTATCAATTTTATTAACAGGGTGTGGCAAAAGCGCTAAAGACATATCGACGACAAACACCAATTCAAATGTCAAGCAGGTGCTACATTTAAGCCTTGCAAATGATCCACCTATGTTAGATCCACAAAGAGCAACAGATATGACATCATTTAAGATTTTAAATGCAGTATTAGAAGGATTAGTAAGAATAGATAAAGACGGAAAAGTGGAAAATGGCTCAGGTTTAGCCAAGGATTGGACAATCTCTCCGGACAAACTTATATATACCTTTCATTTAAAGGATAATATCAAGTGGAGTGATGGAAATCCTATAACAGCACAAGACTTTGAATATTCATGGAAAAGAGCATTAGATCCAAAGACTGCATCAGAATATGCTTATATTTTGTATCCTATTAAAAATGCAGAGAAATATAATTCAGGTAAAGCATCTGCTGATGATGTCGGTGTTAAAGCACTTGACTCTAAAACATTACAAGTTACACTCGAGATGCCTACACCATATTTTTTAGGGCTGACATCATTTATCACATATCTTCCTGTTGAGAAATCATTTGTAGAAAAAGTCGGTGATAAATTAGCATCAAGCCCAGATAATATGGTGTTTAGTGGACCCTTTAAATTAAAAGAATGGAACCATGAACAAAATCTAACATTGGTAAAAAACGAAAATTACTGGGACAAAAATAATGTTAAATTGAGTGAAATAGACCTTGATATAGTGAAAGACTTAAATACCTTGGCACAAAATTACGACACCGGAAAATATGACGAAATAGGTGTAACAGGTGATTATATTGACAAATATAAAGGACAAGTAAAATATGCTCCAAATGGCGAGGTTTATTTTGTAGCATTAAATAATACAAATCCGATATTTAAAAATGCAAATATTAGAAGGGCATTTAGTTTGGCGATAAATAGGAAAGAGCTTGCGGACAATGTACTTAAAGATGGTTCTTCACCAGCATATGGCATAGTTCCAAAGGGCATACCGGGTGAAAAAGACGAATACAGAAAAGAAGTTGGTGACCTATTTAGCGAGGATACAAATAAAGCGAAAGAATTATTAAATGAAGGCATGAAGGAACTTAATATAACAAAATTGCCTAAGATTACACTTTTAGCTAGTGATTCTGATTCCGGCAAAAAGTTAGCGCAGGCATTACAAGAGTTTTGGAAAAAGAACCTTGGAGTCGATGTCGAAATACAAAGTATGGCATTTAAAGTTAGGCTTCAAAGGCTTAAAAATAAACAATACGATATGGCTATAGATGATTGGATTGCAGACTACAATGATCCTATGACATTTCTTGACATGTGGGTTACAAATGGAGGAAATAATGACTCTGGTTTTTCAGATCCTGAATATGATAAATTAATAAACGAGGCTAAATCTACTCCAGATGCTAAATTGCGTATGGATGACATGAAGAAGGCTGAAAAAATCTTTATTGACGCAATGTCGGTTGCACCAATTTATTATTCATCAACATCGTATGTACAAAAGGATTATGTGAAAGGATATGTAAGACATCCGGTCGGCGTATCTGACGAATGGAAATGGGTATATATAGAAAAATAG
- a CDS encoding peptide ABC transporter substrate-binding protein — MKKYLVCFLALIILITSVLAGCGNNGTKVSSNQTGQTSQKSDKKVLHLNLGEEPPMLDPQKSTDGVSFQILNAVLEGLVRLDSNEKAKKGSGLAKDWEVSPDGLTYTFHLKDDIKWSDGNPITAQDFEYSWKRALDPKTASEYAYIMYPIKNAEAYNSGKASADSVGVKALDDKTLKVELQEPTPYFLSLTAFITYLPVEKSFVEKVGDKLASSPENLVYSGPFVLKTWNHEQNIVIVKNDKYWDKDNVKLDEIDFDMIKDLNTAAQSYDSGQYDEINISGDYVAKYKDKVQTHPNGFTYFLGFNNLNSVFKNANIRKAFTIAINRKAFADNVLKDGSIPAYAFVPNGITGLNGEFRKEAGENLFKEDSKEAKILLQKGMNELNITKLPKITLLTDDTDVAKKEAQAIQQFWKDNLGVEVTIQNVAYKVRLQMFSKQQYDVCLTRWGADYNDPMTFLDLWTTDAGNNNVKYSNPQYDKLIKEAKITNDNKLRMDKMREAEKILMNDMPVGPLFYSATAYVQQDYVKGWVRHPVGVDSDWKWTYIEK, encoded by the coding sequence ATGAAGAAATATTTGGTTTGCTTTCTTGCATTAATTATTTTAATAACAAGCGTTTTAGCAGGTTGCGGTAATAATGGTACTAAAGTATCATCAAATCAAACAGGACAGACTTCACAAAAATCTGATAAAAAGGTACTGCATTTAAATCTTGGAGAAGAACCACCAATGCTTGATCCTCAAAAATCAACAGATGGCGTTTCTTTTCAAATACTTAATGCTGTACTTGAAGGTTTAGTAAGATTGGATTCAAATGAAAAGGCTAAAAAAGGTTCAGGGCTTGCTAAAGATTGGGAAGTTTCACCAGATGGACTTACATATACTTTCCATTTAAAAGATGATATTAAGTGGAGTGATGGAAATCCAATAACAGCACAGGATTTTGAATATTCATGGAAGAGAGCACTTGATCCAAAAACAGCATCGGAATATGCTTATATCATGTACCCAATAAAAAATGCCGAAGCGTATAATTCGGGAAAAGCAAGTGCAGACTCTGTCGGTGTAAAAGCCTTGGATGATAAAACATTGAAAGTTGAGTTGCAGGAACCTACGCCATATTTCTTAAGCTTGACTGCTTTTATTACATATTTGCCTGTTGAAAAGTCTTTTGTTGAAAAAGTTGGTGATAAATTAGCATCAAGCCCGGAAAATTTGGTATACAGCGGTCCATTTGTACTAAAGACATGGAATCATGAGCAGAATATAGTTATCGTTAAGAATGATAAATATTGGGATAAAGATAATGTTAAATTAGATGAGATTGATTTTGACATGATAAAAGATTTAAATACAGCGGCACAGAGTTATGACTCAGGTCAGTATGATGAAATCAATATAAGTGGTGATTATGTCGCCAAATACAAAGATAAAGTACAAACACATCCAAACGGATTTACGTATTTTCTTGGTTTTAACAATTTAAATTCGGTATTTAAAAATGCAAATATAAGAAAGGCATTTACTATTGCTATTAATAGAAAAGCATTTGCTGATAATGTATTAAAAGATGGTTCTATACCTGCATATGCATTTGTGCCGAATGGTATAACCGGTTTAAATGGAGAATTCAGAAAAGAAGCAGGTGAAAATCTTTTTAAAGAGGATTCCAAAGAAGCAAAAATACTCCTTCAAAAAGGAATGAATGAATTAAATATAACAAAATTACCTAAGATAACATTACTTACAGATGATACAGATGTGGCAAAAAAAGAGGCACAAGCAATACAGCAGTTTTGGAAGGATAATCTTGGTGTAGAGGTCACAATACAAAATGTTGCATATAAAGTTAGACTTCAGATGTTTTCAAAACAGCAGTATGATGTTTGTCTTACAAGATGGGGAGCGGACTACAATGATCCTATGACATTTTTAGACCTCTGGACAACAGATGCTGGTAACAATAATGTAAAATATTCAAATCCACAATATGATAAATTAATAAAAGAAGCAAAGATTACAAATGATAACAAATTGCGCATGGATAAAATGAGGGAAGCGGAAAAAATTTTAATGAATGACATGCCTGTTGGTCCTTTATTCTACTCTGCAACTGCATATGTGCAGCAGGATTATGTAAAAGGATGGGTTAGACATCCAGTAGGTGTTGATAGCGATTGGAAATGGACATATATAGAAAAGTAA
- a CDS encoding DUF47 family protein → MGILSWLFSKGVDFYKLLQEHSDLTLKGVQALVTFMKTGTEEDGNNVIQIEKLADRKRKELIDELDSTFITPFEREDIYALSSAIDNILDYCETTVKEMEIYELKPTEELKEMIDVIYKGTELINKSVYNLDKDKKLSMECALKAKKLENEMESYYRKYLAELLKKDDIKYILKMREIYRHLSNCADKMDLAGDILGHILVKDI, encoded by the coding sequence ATGGGAATTTTAAGTTGGCTATTTTCAAAAGGCGTCGATTTTTATAAACTCCTGCAGGAACATTCTGATTTGACATTAAAAGGTGTACAGGCACTTGTCACGTTTATGAAAACTGGTACGGAAGAGGACGGAAATAATGTAATACAAATAGAAAAATTAGCAGATAGAAAGAGAAAAGAGCTTATTGATGAACTTGACAGCACATTCATTACACCTTTTGAAAGAGAAGATATTTATGCACTATCAAGTGCGATTGACAATATACTTGATTACTGCGAAACGACTGTTAAGGAGATGGAAATATATGAACTTAAACCAACAGAGGAACTTAAAGAAATGATAGATGTTATATATAAAGGTACAGAACTGATCAATAAAAGTGTATATAATCTTGATAAAGATAAAAAATTGTCAATGGAATGTGCTCTGAAGGCTAAAAAGCTTGAAAATGAGATGGAATCATACTACAGAAAATACCTTGCAGAGCTGTTAAAGAAGGATGACATTAAATACATCCTAAAAATGCGTGAAATATATAGGCATTTAAGCAATTGTGCAGATAAAATGGATTTAGCAGGTGACATACTTGGTCATATACTTGTTAAGGATATATAA
- a CDS encoding inorganic phosphate transporter, protein MVLYYIVIVFIFIYIFITGFHDEGNLIATIISSRSISIRSAFVTAATAQFLGTVILGTTVASTMGKDIIKYKYIMTNSRDVYIMIFAGLLGAVIWNLITWLLGIPSSSSHALIGGIIGPFIVQYGVDSINIYGIFIKVVLPLFLSPIIGFLIGYIVMNITSNILRTTGPSINKILKKLQYITVFILNAGQGANDAQKAMGIIAIIMLVGGFTQSFKLPLWTKVVSALMISSGLIFGGLRMIKSVGTKIYRVKPFHSFNAQLSSLFIVITAAIIGAPTSGTQIVNSSVLGVGVGERPKAVRWQFAKSMVMAWIVTIPASFLVSSLIYLAVKFT, encoded by the coding sequence ATGGTTTTATATTATATTGTTATTGTATTTATTTTTATATATATTTTTATAACAGGTTTTCATGATGAAGGAAATCTTATAGCTACAATTATATCATCAAGATCTATAAGTATTAGAAGTGCATTTGTTACAGCAGCAACAGCACAATTTTTGGGGACAGTAATATTGGGCACAACTGTTGCATCGACTATGGGAAAGGATATAATAAAATATAAATATATAATGACAAATTCTAGGGATGTATATATTATGATATTTGCAGGACTACTTGGCGCGGTTATCTGGAACCTAATTACATGGCTTCTCGGCATACCATCAAGCTCTTCACATGCGTTGATAGGAGGAATAATAGGGCCATTTATAGTTCAATACGGGGTGGATTCCATAAACATTTATGGAATTTTTATAAAGGTTGTATTACCACTTTTTTTGTCACCAATTATAGGATTTTTAATAGGATATATAGTGATGAATATAACAAGTAATATATTAAGAACGACGGGACCGAGTATTAATAAAATTTTAAAAAAGTTACAATATATCACCGTATTTATATTAAATGCAGGACAAGGTGCAAATGATGCACAAAAAGCGATGGGTATTATAGCCATTATTATGCTTGTTGGAGGATTTACGCAGAGTTTTAAATTGCCGTTATGGACAAAGGTTGTATCAGCTTTGATGATATCTTCAGGACTAATTTTTGGAGGACTCAGGATGATTAAAAGTGTTGGGACTAAAATATACAGAGTTAAACCATTTCATTCGTTTAATGCACAATTGTCTTCTTTATTTATCGTTATAACTGCTGCAATAATTGGCGCACCTACAAGCGGAACACAGATCGTAAATTCATCTGTATTAGGAGTTGGTGTGGGGGAGAGGCCAAAAGCTGTCAGATGGCAATTTGCAAAAAGTATGGTAATGGCATGGATTGTTACAATACCGGCTTCATTCTTAGTATCATCATTAATTTATCTGGCTGTAAAGTTCACTTAA
- a CDS encoding aldose epimerase, which yields MYKFEKYNDKFETIKLTDVNNESFFEVVPERGGIITRFSYKGNDILYLDRETLLDTEKNIRGGIPILFPICGYLADGRYRINNNEYKMRQHGIARLNRWEVLDRNIDKSASITLKFSSNDETKKAYPFDFDVIYTYSLKDGTLSVLQDYINKSNVDMPFYAGFHPYFYIMNKNNIELNINSNQYYDTIDKEIHNYNGKLDFTKPEVNIIFSDASGTSGIFDNERNIKISLYYDSIFKYVVIWSLIGKDFICLEPWMAKPDSMNTGKDVQILKPDENLKATFSISCSINNV from the coding sequence TTGTATAAATTTGAAAAATATAATGATAAATTTGAAACAATAAAATTAACCGATGTCAATAATGAATCATTTTTTGAAGTAGTACCTGAACGTGGCGGCATAATAACAAGATTTAGTTATAAGGGTAATGATATCTTATACCTTGATAGAGAAACATTATTAGATACCGAAAAAAATATAAGAGGCGGGATACCAATATTATTTCCTATTTGTGGCTATCTTGCAGATGGAAGGTATAGGATAAATAATAATGAATACAAAATGAGGCAACATGGTATTGCAAGATTAAATAGATGGGAAGTATTAGATAGAAATATAGATAAATCTGCGTCAATTACATTAAAATTTTCGAGTAATGATGAGACAAAAAAGGCATATCCATTTGATTTTGATGTAATTTATACATATAGCCTAAAGGATGGAACATTAAGTGTACTTCAAGATTATATAAATAAATCTAATGTAGATATGCCTTTTTATGCAGGATTTCACCCGTATTTTTACATAATGAATAAAAACAATATTGAGCTTAATATAAATTCAAATCAATATTATGATACCATTGACAAGGAAATACATAATTATAATGGAAAGCTTGATTTTACGAAGCCTGAAGTGAATATTATATTTAGCGATGCTTCCGGTACATCAGGTATTTTTGACAATGAGAGAAATATTAAAATATCACTCTATTATGATAGCATATTCAAATATGTAGTTATATGGTCTTTAATAGGCAAAGATTTTATATGTTTAGAGCCGTGGATGGCAAAACCTGATTCAATGAATACAGGTAAAGATGTGCAAATATTAAAACCAGACGAGAATTTAAAGGCTACATTTAGCATCAGCTGTTCAATAAATAATGTTTAA
- the tlp gene encoding small acid-soluble spore protein Tlp, translating to MANQSGHISKPPKPDDRSDNVGKLQDMIHDTIENYREAEDYLKVHAEELSPEEIARIKEKNRHRLESIHGMRDEIVDETEDGNGINKDR from the coding sequence ATGGCTAATCAAAGCGGTCATATTTCAAAGCCTCCAAAACCAGATGACCGTTCAGATAATGTAGGAAAATTACAGGACATGATACACGACACAATTGAAAATTACAGAGAAGCCGAAGATTATTTAAAAGTACATGCAGAAGAATTATCTCCTGAAGAAATTGCGAGAATAAAGGAGAAAAATCGTCACAGGCTTGAAAGCATCCACGGTATGAGGGACGAAATAGTTGACGAAACAGAAGATGGAAATGGTATAAACAAAGATCGTTAA
- a CDS encoding AzlD domain-containing protein, translating into MGTKFLIGVVGMFLVTYMPRFLPVYGLSKIELPQFIKFFLEYIPVAVLSALLFPAIFMKNNHLFIGYHNIYLLASIPTIIAAYFTRKLFSPVIIGIISYVLISFIIK; encoded by the coding sequence ATGGGTACGAAATTCTTAATAGGTGTAGTTGGTATGTTTCTTGTTACATATATGCCAAGGTTTCTGCCTGTATATGGATTATCAAAAATAGAACTACCACAATTTATAAAGTTTTTTCTCGAATATATTCCTGTAGCTGTTCTTTCAGCATTGCTATTTCCAGCAATTTTTATGAAGAACAATCATCTTTTTATAGGCTATCATAACATATATTTGCTTGCATCCATCCCTACAATTATTGCTGCATATTTTACAAGAAAATTATTTTCACCAGTCATTATAGGTATTATAAGCTATGTATTAATATCATTTATAATTAAATAA